In Callospermophilus lateralis isolate mCalLat2 chromosome 19, mCalLat2.hap1, whole genome shotgun sequence, the following are encoded in one genomic region:
- the LOC143385165 gene encoding zinc finger protein 764-like isoform X2, with protein MAPPLAPVPAREPNGAGAVSFADVAVYFSLEEWGCLRPAQRALYRDVMRETYLHLRALGGGGTKPALISWVEEEAELWHPDAQDPEVAKCPTEADTDSRNKEIKREREEPEALEKTLSVDSGIPGQKVPQPSSAGFLSGLERRSKVRHRGRPPLRAHPSVPRADQRHGCYVCGKSFAWRSTLVEHLYTHTGEKPFCCPDCGKGFGRASSLSKHRAIHRGERPHRCPDCGRAFTQRSALTTHLRVHTGEKPYRCADCGRCFSQSSALHQHQRVHSGNTPFPCADCGRAFAHASDLRRHLRTHTGEKPYPCPDCGRCFRQSSEMAAHRRTHSGERPYPCPQCGRCFGQKSAMAKHQWVHRPGAGVRRGQGASGLLVTLDPGPGDLDPPVSFQLYPEIFQECGGQAEGEDLDLV; from the exons ATGGCGCCGCCTCTGGCTCCTGTCCCCGCCCGGGAACCGAATGGGGCCGGGGCCGTGAGCTTCGCAGACGTGGCCGTGTACTTCTCCCTGGAGGAGTGGGGGTGCCTGCGGCCGGCGCAGAGGGCGCTGTACCGGGACGTGATGCGCGAGACCTACCTCCACCTGAGGGCTCTCG GAGGCGGAGGCACCAAGCCAGCACTCATCTCCTGGGTGGAGGAAGAGGCCGAACTGTGGCATCCGGATGCCCAGGATCCCGAGGTCGCCAAGTGCCCAACAGAAGCAGATACAG ATTCcagaaataaggaaataaaaagggaaagggAAGAGCCAGAAGCGCTGGAGAAGACACTTTCTGTGGACTCTGGAATTCCTGGGCAGAAGGTTCCCCAACCATCCTCAGCTGGGTTCCTTTCCGGCTTAGAGAGGCGGTCCAAGGTCCGTCACCGGGGTCGCCCTCCGCTCCGTGCCCACCCATCTGTCCCACGAGCAGATCAGCGTCATGGCTGCTATGTGTGCGGCAAGAGTTTCGCCTGGCGCTCCACACTGGTGGAGCATCTCTACACCCACACAGGAGAGAAGCCCTTTTGCTGCCCTGACTGTGGCAAGGGCTTTGGCCGGGCTTCCTCCCTGAGTAAGCACCGGGCCATCCATCGAGGGGAGCGGCCCCACCGCTGCCCTGACTGTGGCCGGGCCTTCACGCAGCGCTCCGCCCTCACTACCCACCTGCGCGTCCACACCGGCGAGAAGCCCTACCGCTGTGCTGACTGTGGCCGCTGCTTCAGCCAGAGCTCTGCCCTTCACCAGCATCAGCGGGTGCACAGCGGCAATACCCCTTTCCCCTGTGCAGACTGTGGCCGGGCCTTTGCCCACGCCTCAGACCTTCGGCGCCATTTGCGCACCCACACAGGCGAGAAGCCCTACCCATGCCCAGACTGTGGGCGATGTTTCCGGCAGAGCTCTGAAATGGCAGCCCATAGGCGTACCCATAGTGGCGAGCGACCCTACCCCTGCCCTCAGTGTGGCAGGTGCTTTGGCCAGAAGTCAGCCATGGCCAAGCATCAGTGGGTCCATCGGCCAGGAGCTGGGGTCCGCAGGGGCCAGGGGGCTAGTGGGTTGCTTGTGACCCTGGATCCTGGCCCAGGGGACCTGGACCCACCTGTAAGCTTTCAGCTTTATCCAGAGATATTCCAGGAGTGTGGGGGACAGGCAGAGGGTGAAGATCTAGACCTAGTCTGA